DNA sequence from the Synergistota bacterium genome:
TCTGAAGGACATCTCTCCTCGCCTCCATTTTAAACATTTACTCTATTCCACATAAATCTCTATCCTGTCTCCATCCTTTATAGGAGTTGTAAAGCCTGCCTCAACTCCATTAACCTTCATCTTTATATATCCTTTCTTCTCCCTCAATATCTCCTCAACGGGAAAGACCTTAAAGATATGTGAAAGTATAGGGGTATCAGCAAATCCCCTTCTGACCTCTATTTTCGCACCGTTATATATATCATCTTCAGGAGAAGCAATTCTTCCATCGATCATAACCGCCGTTTCCTCCCAGCTAACCTCAACGGGCTTTCCATTAACGAAAACCCTGATCTTCCTCTCAGCTAAGTCGGGAACGAGATCCTTAACCTTATAACTGATGCTTTCGAGGTCAAGCAGGTCTATCCTATCGCCATCCCTGACTGGGGCATCAAACGAGGCTTCATTACCATTAAGCATAACCCTACCTTTCCATAGCGGAAGTAGCTTCTTTTCCCCGTTCAAGGTGATCTCCATCTCATAAGGAGCAGGCAGAACACCCGCCTTCTTCAGAGCCTCCTTAACGTTAGAAACCTGAACTATCTCTATTCTCGCTCTATCGTAAAGCGGTGCTTTAAGTGGCATTTTCCTGCCATCTACATAGACATCTGGGAAAAACTCGTACATTTTTCCGTTTATAAACAATCTGAGAGGGGAAAGAGCACCAACGACATCCTTAAGGAGTGCAAATGCCGGCTTCCCAGGACGCGCTCTTCTCACCCTTATTCTGTCTCCACTCTTAATAGGCGAATCAAGACCTGCCTCTTCACCGTTTACCCAGATCCTCGCTGGCTCTCCAAGCTCGCCTCTTATTATCCTTAATCTTCCATTTATCTCAACGGTGAGAGACATACCGGGACGAGGCTTAAGCTCATCCGGAGAAATACCCATCGGAATCAGAGCATCTAAAACCCTAAGCTCACCAGTTAGAGAAACAAGCCTTATCATCTCATCGTTTACCCAGACATCCACGAATCTAAAGCCAGCTCGCTTTCTCGCTATGACTGCTATGCCAAGAGGCGTTACCATCTCGGGCCCCTTAAGCTCACCAGTTAAATCTTCTATACCTTTTAGAACCTCTGCTCCTCTTACCCTGACCCTTGAAGGATCAATTCCCAAACGCTCTGCTATCTTAACATCAAAGAGGGGAATCTGACTCCCTCCGCCTATACATATCACCGCCTGCGGAGGAGCAGAGTTTAGCTCGAGTATCTTTTCTGAAAGAAGGTTAGCGTGCCTTTCCACTTCAGGTTCCAGAAAGGATATTATCTCATCTTTATTTAGCTTATAATGGTTCCCGAGTATGTCCTCAAATTCAATAACAGACAGCTCATCTCGCAGTGATCTCTTTATCCTCTCAGCCACATTAAAGTCAAGAAGATACTTCTCGCAAAGCTTTTCCGTTATCTCATCTCCAGCAACGGGAACCATTCCATAAGCAACAACCGTTCCTTCCCTCGTTATAGCTATGTCCATCGTTCCTGCACCCACATCCACAAGTGCCAAGTTCAATCTTCTCATATCTTGAGGAACCACAACCTCTATAGCCGCTATAGGTTCAAGAGTTATACTCGAAACCTTAAGCTCAGCTCTTCTTAGAACGGAAAGCATGCTATCCAGAACCACTCTTGGCAGAAAGGTAGCGAGAACCTCAACCCCCATCTTCTTGCCTCTCTGACCCACAAGATTTCTTATAGGATCTCCCTCAAGCGTATATTTAACGACGCTGTATCCCACACAGTGAAACTCCTCGCCGGCCTCAGAAGATCCCCTCAACCTTTTAAGGGCGTTCTGCAATGCCTGGAGCTCAAGCTCTCTGACCATCTCTTCTGTTATATCCTGAGCGAGATCTATAGGAACCTCAGCAGTTCCCCTCATCGTTCTCAATGCCCTTCCTGCAACGGCAACGCTTACCTCAGAAAGCCTGCGCTTAAGTTGCTTCTCAAGTGCCTCCTTAACCCGAGAAACCACCTTAGAAACCTGCTCAACATCGTGTATCTGTCCATCAAGCATAGATCTCGTTCTATGCTCTTCGAGAACGAGATGTCTCACCCTAAGGATCTCCTCCCCAGGCTCTGCTATAAGCCCAACCACGTTTCTCGTACCTATATCGAGAGCAAAGATCTCGCTTTTAACTTTTTTTCTTGCCATGCGTTCAACACCTC
Encoded proteins:
- a CDS encoding cell division protein FtsA gives rise to the protein MARKKVKSEIFALDIGTRNVVGLIAEPGEEILRVRHLVLEEHRTRSMLDGQIHDVEQVSKVVSRVKEALEKQLKRRLSEVSVAVAGRALRTMRGTAEVPIDLAQDITEEMVRELELQALQNALKRLRGSSEAGEEFHCVGYSVVKYTLEGDPIRNLVGQRGKKMGVEVLATFLPRVVLDSMLSVLRRAELKVSSITLEPIAAIEVVVPQDMRRLNLALVDVGAGTMDIAITREGTVVAYGMVPVAGDEITEKLCEKYLLDFNVAERIKRSLRDELSVIEFEDILGNHYKLNKDEIISFLEPEVERHANLLSEKILELNSAPPQAVICIGGGSQIPLFDVKIAERLGIDPSRVRVRGAEVLKGIEDLTGELKGPEMVTPLGIAVIARKRAGFRFVDVWVNDEMIRLVSLTGELRVLDALIPMGISPDELKPRPGMSLTVEINGRLRIIRGELGEPARIWVNGEEAGLDSPIKSGDRIRVRRARPGKPAFALLKDVVGALSPLRLFINGKMYEFFPDVYVDGRKMPLKAPLYDRARIEIVQVSNVKEALKKAGVLPAPYEMEITLNGEKKLLPLWKGRVMLNGNEASFDAPVRDGDRIDLLDLESISYKVKDLVPDLAERKIRVFVNGKPVEVSWEETAVMIDGRIASPEDDIYNGAKIEVRRGFADTPILSHIFKVFPVEEILREKKGYIKMKVNGVEAGFTTPIKDGDRIEIYVE